AACACCGCCGCTGGACGTCCTGGCATCGGTGGACCACTCTGGCGATCCTCGCCCACGCCTTCCTCGCCGCCGCTACAGCTCACCGCGACCGGCCCGACCCCATCGGGCTGATCCCGCTGACCGTCAACGAGCTACGCCACCTGTTCCACGTCCTGATCATCGAACCTGCCCGCCGCCGAACCGACCCACTGCACTGGTCGATCCGCCGACGCCGCCACCAAGCCCGAGCCAGAAACAGCCACTACGCCCGACAAGCCCTCATCGAACCGTGATCACGATCCCCGGCTGGAGTACTAGGTGCTCGTGCATCAGCTTCACCTCGGGGGATGGCCAGCCCTGGCCGCGAACCAGGGCTCGTCGCCGGGGCTGGCGTGGCGGTCAGCTACAGCTGGTGCAGGCGCTTGCGCAGAGCAAAAATGTCAATTCCTGTGGATGGCTGAACCACGGTGGCGGGCTGGTGCCTTGAATCTCCTGCGATCCCATGCTGTTCGGCCCGATAGTTTCAGCCGGCTGCCAGGACTTCCACGCCGCGCGCCGTGAGCCACTCGACGACTGCGTGGTGGGGGTCGGCGTCGGTGATCAGTCCGCTGATGTCTTCCCAGGGCAGGACGCGGAACCGTGATGCTGTGCCGATCTTCTCGGACGAGGCGAGGATGTAGGTGTCCGCGGCCCGCGCGGCCAGGGTGCGCTTCATCGCGGCCTCTTCAGCGTCGCCGGTGGTAAGCCCCGCGTCTGGGTGGACGCCGGTGACGCCCAACAGGCAAAGGTCGGCGGAGATGTTCTGAGCGGCCTCGACCGCGGCCGCGCCGCAGGCAACCGCGGAGTGCTTGAAGATGCGGCCGCCGAGCAGGAAAACCTCGGCCTGCGGATGCTCCAGCAGCGCGGCCGCGACGGTCGGGCTGTGGGTGATCACGGTGCAGTCCAGGTCCGGCGGAAGGGCATGAGCTACAGCGAGGGCGGTGGTGCCGCCGTCCAGGATCAGGGCGCTGCCCGGCCGCACCAGCGCGGCGGCCGCCGCGGCGACCTTCTGCTTGCCGGCGGGGGTGACCGTCTTCCGGGCGGCGTAGTCCGCCACGGCCGGGGAGACGGGCAATGCCCCGCCGTAGACACGCTGGCACAGTCCCTCGGCGGCAAGGTCGCGCAGGTCGCGGCGCACGCTGTCCTCGGAGATGCCCAGGTCTGCGGCGACGTCCTTGGCGACGATCTTGCCCTGCCCGGCGAGCAGGTCCAGCAGGTGAGCACGCCGTTGAGCGGCCAGCATCCACACTCCTTCATGTTCTTGCACGTTTCTGCATGTATCGTAGCGCGTCATGACCGACAAGCCGATGCTCATCCTCATCGCCGGGCCCTACCGCTCCGGCACCGACGGCGACCCGCGGGCCATGGCCGCCAACCTCGGCCGCCTCGAAGCGGCAGCGTGGCCGGTCTTCGCCGCCGGCCACGTGCCCGTGATCGGGGAGTGGGTGGCCCTTCCCGTCCTGCGCTCGGCCGGCGCGGGCCCCACGGACCCCCTCGCCGACCAGGTGCTCTACCCGACCGCCGAGCGCCTGCTCACCCACTGCGACGCCGTGCTCCGGCTCCCCGGTGACTCCACCGGAGCCGACCAGGACGTCGCCACGGCCCGCCGCCGCGGCCCGCCCGTCTACCACGACGCGGCCGAGATCCCGCGCCGCACTCCGCAGGAAGGCAGGGCCGCGTGATGGCCCGCCCCGGCATCGACATCCCCGACCACCGCGGCCGCACCGGCCTCGACCGGGCCGGACGCGACCTGGACCGCAACGCCGACATCGTGGTCCGCGACGTGGAGCTCACCTCCCAGGGCTGGCACATCCTGCGCCGCACCACCTTCGACTACCGCCGCCGCGACGGACGCTGGGAAACCCAGCAGCGCGAGACGTACGACCGCGGCAACGGCGCGGTCGTCCTGCCGTACGACGCCGAGCGCGGCCGTGTGCTGCTCACCCGTCAGTTCCGCTACCCGGCCTACGTCAACGACCACCGGGACGGCATGCTCGTCGAGGCCGCCGCCGGACTGCTCGACGGCGACGACCCGCTCGCCGCCATCCGGCGCGAGGCCGCCGAGGAGCTCGGCGTCACGCTCGGCCCGATCTCCCACGTCCTCGACGCCTATATGAGCCCCGGTTCGGTCACCGAGCGCCTGCACTTCTACGCCGCCCCCTACACCCCGGCCGACCGCACCGGAAACGGCGGCGGTCTTGACGAGGACGGCGAGGACATCGAAGTGCTCGAACTGCCCTTCACAGAGGCGCTCGCCATGGTCCGCGACGGACGCATCGCCGACGGCAAAACGATCCTGCTCCTGCAATGGGCTGCCCTGGACGGACCCTTCGCCCCCGCAGCAGGCACCGGCTGACACCGCCGCCACCCGGTCGGCCTGCCTCGGGTGCGGGTGTCGTCGGTGGTCGGGGCCGCATTCGGTATGCGAAGCTTGCGCCGTCGACCACGGCGGGGGTGGCGACCATCCACGGCGCGTTGACCAGTCCGCTGTCGACTGCAGGTTTCTGGGCGGCCAGCATGCAGAACGACGGCAGGGCGTTCATCAGGTAGAGGTCGAGATCGTCGAAGGGCTCCTGTTCGCCGACGGTCACGCCTGTCCAGACCTCGACCCCGCGCTGGGTCAACGCCTGCCTCAGCGGTTCCACGTCGATGTGGACGGCTCGGTCGAACCGAAGCCCCACCTGCTCGCCCGCCAGCGGCTGCAGGCGCTCTCGCCACTGGCCTGCGCCCTGCATCGGCACGAACCCGCAGACGCCGTACCCGCGACCGGTCAGGTGGTGGCCGTTGCGTTCGAAGACGACTGCGCGGGTGAGGTTGCGCAGACGCAGCGGTACGACGAGCCGGCCGTCGGGAGCGAGCTGCTCCGGCCACGCTGGCGGGATATCCGGCGCGCCGACTTCTCCGGACTTCGATGATCTTGAATCCCGAGTTGACTCAGATTGGTGCGCAACTGGTTTGGACGATTTGATTGTGTCGTGGGCTTGGCCGAGGTCGTCGAGGAGGGTATTGGCGGCGGTGATGATCTCGAAGGGCGGATGTGCCCCGACGTTACGGCGGGGGCAGGCGCTCGCTGAGTTTGTGTGCTGATGTTACGCATTGGCCCGGTGGAGGCGTTCGGCCGCCTGTGCCCGCAGTGCATCGCCACCTGCCGGGGTGCCCCCGCACAGTGCCATTTCCCGGGCGTTGTACGCAGCCATCCACAGGCTGGCCGCCCACGCGATCTCCAGTTCCACGGCCGAGAACAGGCGCCCTCGAATGTCTTGATAGGCCAACAGGAACGCCTCGGAGCTATCGATCGGCGCCAGCATGGGCGGCCCGGCACTGGCGAAAGACCCGCTCGCCGCTCC
The nucleotide sequence above comes from Micromonospora sp. NBC_00389. Encoded proteins:
- a CDS encoding DeoR/GlpR family DNA-binding transcription regulator: MLAAQRRAHLLDLLAGQGKIVAKDVAADLGISEDSVRRDLRDLAAEGLCQRVYGGALPVSPAVADYAARKTVTPAGKQKVAAAAAALVRPGSALILDGGTTALAVAHALPPDLDCTVITHSPTVAAALLEHPQAEVFLLGGRIFKHSAVACGAAAVEAAQNISADLCLLGVTGVHPDAGLTTGDAEEAAMKRTLAARAADTYILASSEKIGTASRFRVLPWEDISGLITDADPHHAVVEWLTARGVEVLAAG
- a CDS encoding DUF4406 domain-containing protein, with translation MTDKPMLILIAGPYRSGTDGDPRAMAANLGRLEAAAWPVFAAGHVPVIGEWVALPVLRSAGAGPTDPLADQVLYPTAERLLTHCDAVLRLPGDSTGADQDVATARRRGPPVYHDAAEIPRRTPQEGRAA
- a CDS encoding NUDIX domain-containing protein, whose translation is MARPGIDIPDHRGRTGLDRAGRDLDRNADIVVRDVELTSQGWHILRRTTFDYRRRDGRWETQQRETYDRGNGAVVLPYDAERGRVLLTRQFRYPAYVNDHRDGMLVEAAAGLLDGDDPLAAIRREAAEELGVTLGPISHVLDAYMSPGSVTERLHFYAAPYTPADRTGNGGGLDEDGEDIEVLELPFTEALAMVRDGRIADGKTILLLQWAALDGPFAPAAGTG